Part of the Actinomycetes bacterium genome, GGCTCATCGTGGCCGGGGACGACGCCTGGGACGTCGTCGAGGCCTACGTCGGCCACGTGGCGCCCGAGCTGATGGAGCGTGCCGAGCGGTACCAGGGCGAGGATGACGTGTTCGCGGCCTACCGCATCGACGAGCAGATTTCCAAGGGTCTGGACCGCAAGGTGTGGCTGCCCTCCGGGGGCTCGCTGGTGATCGACCGCACCGAGGCGATGACCGTCGTCGACGTGAACACCGGCAAGTTCACCGGCAAGGGGTCGGGGAACCTCGAGGAGACGGTGACCCAGAACAACCTCGAGGCCGCGGAGGAGATCGTCCGCCAGCTCCGGCTGCGCGACATCGGCGGCATCATCGTCATCGACTTCATCGACATGGTGTTCGAGTCGAACCGCGAGCTGGTGCTGCGCCGGCTGGCCGAGTGCCTGGGACGCGACCGCACCAAGCACCAGGTCGCCGAGGTCACCTCCCTCGGCCTGGTCCAGATGACCCGCAAGCGGATCGGGCAGGGCCTGGTCGAGGCGTTCTCCGAGCCGTGCCCGCACTGCGGGGGCCGGGGGATCCTCACCCACCTGGAACCGGTGGAGACCAAGGCCGCGCCTCGCGTCGAGGAGCCGGCAGAGACTCCGCGTCGTCGGCGGCGGGGCAAGAAGGAGACCGGCCCGGAGGCTGCTGCGGGGTAGCACCCCGAGTAGGTTGGACGCCGAACAACCGGACCAACCAGGGGAGCTCGGAGGAACGCCGGGCTGAGAGGGTGGCCGCCACCACCGACCCTCACACCTGATCTGGGTAATGCCAGCGGAGGGATCGGCCATGCGGCGCCTCACGTTCGTCTTCGGTGCCACCGTATCCGCGCTACTCCTCGCGGCCTGCGCGGGCGGGTCCGGGGGAGGGACCGCCGCCAGCACCGCCGCGGACGTCGGCTCCCCACCGGCGGCCAGCTTTGCGCCGGTCACGGTCACCCTGCTCGCCCATGACTCGTTCGCGGTCACCCAGAAGGTGCTCGACGCCTTCACGGCGCGCACCGGCATCACCGTCAAGGTGGTCACCGGCGGGGACGCCGGAGAAGTGGTGAACAAGGCGGTGCTCACCGCGGGCAACCCCGAGGGCGACGTGCTGTTCGGGGTCGACAACACGCTGCTTTCCCGTGCCCTGGACGCCCGGCTGTTCGCCCCCTACCGGGCGCAGGCGCTCGGCGAAGTTCGGCCTGAGCTGGCTGCACTGGTGCCCGGCTACGCGGTCACCCCGATCGACTACGGCGACGTCTGCGTCAACCTCGACGACCGGTGGTTCGCCGCGCATGGCGTCCTGCCGCCGCAGACGCTGGCGGACCTCACCGACCCGAAGTACAAGGGACTGCTGGTCGTGGAGAACCCGGCGACGTCGTCCCCCGGGCTTGCCTTCCTGCTCGCGACGATCGCCCGCTACGGGGACAGCGGCTACCTCGACTACTGGAAGCAGCTGCGGGCCAACGGCGTCCAGGTGGTCAACGGCTGGACCGAGGCGTACGAGGGCGCGTTCTCCGGCGGGAGTCAGGGTGGCACCAAGCCGATCGTCGTCAGCTACGCGTCCAGCCCGCCGGCCGAGATCGTCTACGCGAAGGACCCCAAGCCCACCAGGCCCTCAACCAGCGTGATGAGCGACGGGTGCTTCCGGCAGGTCGAGTTCGCCGGGGTGCTGCGGGGCACCGAGCACGAGCAGGCGGCGCGCGCCGTCGTCGACTGGATGCTCACCGCGGCGTTCCAGGCGGACGTCCCGCTGTCGATGTTCGTGTTCCCGGCCAGGGCCGGGACCCCGCTGCCGGAGGTCTTCCAGAAGTTCGCGGCGACCCCGAAGCAGCCGCTCACCCTGCCGCCGGCCGACATCGCCAAGAACCGGCAGCGCTGGGTGGACGATTGGACGTCGGCGGTGCTGCGCTGACCTCGGTTCTCGCCCCTGACCCGGTGCGGTCGGAGACGCCGACCGCGGTGTCCCGCCCGCTGCCGGCGTGGCTGCTCGCGATCGTGCCGCTGGCCTTCCTGGCGCTGTTCTTCGGCTGGCCGGTCGTCAGGATCATCGCGCGGGGGCTGTCGTCGGAGTCCCTGCAGGTGCTCAGCCGGCCGGAGACCTGGCGGGTCATCGGGTTCACCTTCGGCCAGGCGGTGCTGAGCACGGTGCTGACCCTGCTCGTGGGGCTGCCCGGCGCCTACGTCCTCAACCGCTACGCGTTCCCCGGCCGCCGGCTGCTGCTCGCCGTCGCGACGGTGCCGTTCGTGCTGCCCACGGTGGTGGTCGGGCTGGCCTTCCGGGCGCTGCTGCCCGCCGCGTGGGTGGGCACGCTGGGGGCGATCCTGGTCGCGCACGTGTTCTTCAACTACGCCGTGGTGGTGCGCGTGGTGGGCAGCCTGTGGGCGCACATCGACCCGCGCTACGAGCAGGCCGCCCGAACCCTCGGGGGCAGCCCCTGGCGGGTGCTGCGCACGGTCACCTGGCCGCTGCTGCGCCCGGCCGTGCTGGCGGCGGCCGCGCTGGTGTTCCTGTTCACGTTCACGTCGTTCGGGGTCGTGCTGGTGCTCGGCGGACCCACCACGGTGACCCTCGAGGTGGAGATCTACCAGCGCACCGCGCAGCTGCTCGACCTGGCTGGGGCTTCGGCGCTCGCCGTCCTGCAGATCGCCGGGCTCGGGCTGGTGCTGCTGGTCTCCGCCAGCCTGCAGTCCCGGCTGGCGGTGGGGCAGAAGCTGCGGGCCGACCCCACCGAGACACTGGTGCGCCCGCGTCGGCCGGGTCAGCGGCTGCTGTTCGCCGGCGTGCTGGCGACGATCCTGGTGCTGCTGGTCGCGCCGATGGCGGCCCTGGTGCTCCGCTCGGTCCGGGTGGACGGCGGGTGGGGGCTGGACTGGTGGCGGGCCCTGGACTCGATCGACGCCGGGACGACGAGGTACGCCCCGCCGCTGGCCTCGCTGCGGGTCTCCCTGACCTACGCCGTGGTGGCTGCGGTGCTGGCCGTGCTGATCGGCGGGCTGGCCGCCATGGCGGTGGCGTACGCCCGTCGCGGTGCCCGGCTGCTGGACACCGCGGTCATGCTGCCGCTGGGCACGTCCGCGGTGACCGTGGGGTTCGGCCTGCTCATCACGTTCGCGCAGGCGCCACTGGACCTGCGCGGCTCCTGGATCATGGTCCCGCTCGGCCACACGCTGATCGCCGTCCCGCTGGTGCTGCGCACCGTGCTGCCCGTTCTCCGGTCGGTGGACCCGCGGCTGCGGCAGGTGGCCGGGTCGCTGGGAGCCGGCCCGCTGCGGGCCTGGAGCACGGTCGACCTGCCGCTGCTGTCCCGTGCGCTGGGCATCGCCGCCGGGTTCGCGTTCGCGGTGTCGCTGGGGGAGTTCGGCGCCACCGCGTTCCTCGCGCGATCGGACGCGCCGACGTTGCCGGTGCAGATCGTGCGGCTGCTCGGCCGGCCCGGGGCCCAGCCGTACGGTGCGGCCATGGCGCTGGCCACGGTCCTCATGGTGGTGACGGCCGCGGTGATGCTCTCGACCGAGCGGCTGCGCCGCGGCCACGCGGGGCAGATGTGACCGCCGCGCTGACCGTGTCCGACGTCACGGTGTACTACGGCGAGCGGCTGCTGCTGGACCGTGTCGGCCTGGCGGTGCAGCCGGACGAGGTGGTCTGCCTGCTCGGGCCCAGCGGGTCGGGCAAGTCCACCCTGCTGCAGGTGATCGCGGGGCTGCAGGTGCCGGCGTCCGGGCGGATCCGCTGGTACGACGAGGACCTGACGGCGGTCCCGACCCACCGCCGGGGGTTCGGCCTGGTGTTCCAGGACCCGCTGCTGTTCCCGCACCTGGACGTCGGTCGCAACGTGGCCTACGGGCTGCGGGCGGCCGGGATGCCGCGAACCGAGGCCGCCGACCGGGTGGAGGACCTGCTGGCCCTGGTCGACCTGGCCGGCTGCGCCCGGCGCCGGGCGGTCACCCTCTCCGGCGGGGAGGCGCAGCGGGTCGCGCTGGCCAGGGCGCTGGCCCCGAACCCCCGGCTACTGCTGCTGGACGAGCCGTTCGGCGCGCTCGACCGGGAGCTTCGCGACCGGCTCGCCGTCGACGTCCGGGCGCTGCTGCACCGCCTGGGCACCCCGGCCATCCATGTGACCCACGACATTGTCGAGGCCCAGCTCGTGGGCGACCGCGTGGTCCGCCTCGCCGACCTCACCGGCGGAGGGTGCGCCCCGGTTTGACCCCTCGTGGCACGGGTCCGTACCCTTGTCCTTTGGCGTGCTGTGCGCGCGCCGACCATCACGTCGTCATCACGTCGTCGTCCGGGCCCCTCGCGGGCGCGGTCGGACGCCCGTCGAACCAGCAAGACAGGAGTACCGCGGTGTACGCGATCGTCCGTGCCGGTGGCCGCCAGGAGAAGGTCGCCGTCGGCGACGTCTTCGAGGTCAACCGCCTCCAGGGCGAGGCCGGTAGCACGGTCACGCTTCCTGCCCTGCTCCTCGTCGACGGCGACACCGTCACCAGCGACGCCTCGGCGCTCGCCGGCGTGACCGTGACCGCCGAGATCCTGGGAGACACCAAGGGTCCCAAGATCGACATCTTGAAGTACAAGAACAAGACCGGGTACCGCAAGCGGCAGGGCCACCGGCAGTCGCTGACCCAGGTCAAGATCACCGGCATCGAGACGAAGTAGGTCGACGACCCATGGCTCACAAGAAGGGCGCCTCCTCCTCGAGGAACGGGCGCGACTCCAACGCCCAGCGGCTCGGCGTCAAGCGGTTCGGCGGCCAGCTGGTCAGCGCCGGCGAGATCCTCGTCCGGCAGCGCGGCACGCACTTCCACCCGGGCGCCGGCGTGGGGCGCGGCGGCGACGACACCCTGTTCGCGCTGACCGCGGGCGCGGTGGAGTTCGGGACCCGGCGCGGACGTCGGGTCGTGAACATCGTCCCGGCGGGGGAGTAGCCGCCCCGACGAGCAACAGTTTGTGGCCGCGAGGGCGGGCCGGTCTGCGTGACCGGCACCGCCCTCGTTGCATGATCGGCTCATGAGCAGCGCAGCAGGAACGGCCCCGTAGCACCCGACCGACCGGCGAGAGGAGACGAGCATGGCGACCTTCGTGGACCGCGTCGTCGTGTACGCCGCCGCCGGTGACGGCGGCCACGGCTGCGCCTCGGTGCACCGGGAGAAGTTCAAGCCGCTCGGCGGTCCGGACGGCGGTAACGGTGGCCGCGGCGGCGACGTCGTGGTGGTCGTCGACCCGTCCGTGACCACGCTGCTGGACTACCACCATGCGCCGCACCGGCGGGCCACCAGCGGTCGACCCGGCCAGGGCGGCCACCGGGACGGCGCCGACGGCGAGGACCTCGTGCTCGCGGTCCCCGACGGCACGGTGGTCACCACCGCCGACGGGGAGGTGCTCGCCGACCTGGTGGGCGCCGGGTCGCGATACGTGCTGGCCCAGGGTGGCCGCGGCGGGCTCGGCAACGCGGCGCTGGCGTCGCCGCGGCGCAAGGCGCCCGGCTTCGCGCTGCTCGGCGAGCCGGGCGACAGCGCCGACATCGTCCTGGAGCTCAAGACCGTCGCGGACGTCGGCCTGATCGGCTACCCCAGCGCCGGCAAGTCCTCGCTCGTCGCCGCGATGTCCTCGGCCAAGCCGAAGATCGCCGACTACCCGTTCACCACCCTGGTGCCCAACCTCGGCGTGGTCGACGCGGGCGGCTTCCGGTTCACCGTGGCCGACGTGCCCGGGCTGATCCCCGGGGCCAGCGAGGGCAAGGGCCTCGGGCTGGACTTCCTGCGGCACGTGGAGCGCTGCTCGGTGCTCGTGCACGTGCTGGACTGCGCCACCCTCGAGCCGGACCGCGACCCGTCGTCCGACCTCGATGTGATCGAGAACGAGCTGACCGACTACGCGACCGACCTGGCCGACCGGCCCCGACTCGTGGTGCTCAACAAGGTGGATGTGCCCGAGGCCCGCGACCTGGCCGAGCTGGTCCGGCCCGACCTCGAGGCCCGTGGCTACCAGGTGTACGCGGTCAGCGCCGTCTCGCACGAGGGGCTGCGCGACCTCGGCTTCGGCATGGCCGACATCGTGCGGTCGGCCAGGGCCGCGGCGGCGGAGCCGGAGGTCACCCGTATCGTGCTGCGGCCCAAGGCCGTCGACGAGGTCGGGTTCCGGGTGGTGCGCGAGGGCGACCGGTTCCGGGTCATCGGCGAGAAGCCGCAGCGCTGGGTCCGGCAGACCGACTTCTCCAACGAGGAGGCGGTCGGCTACCTGGCCGACCGGCTGGCCCGGCTCGGGGTCGAGGACGCGCTGCGCGCGGCCGGGGCCCGAACGGGCGACGCGGTGCTCATCGGCCCGCTCGACGACTCGGTGGTCTTCGACTGGGAGCCGACGATGTCCGCGGGTGCCGAGCTGCTGCCCGGTCCGCGCGGCACGGACGCGCGGCTCGACCGGCGGTAGGCGTGCGAAAGGACGTCGTGGCGGCCCGGCGGGTCGTCGTCAAGGTCGGGTCGTCCTCGCTCACGACGGCGGACGGTGCGCTCGACGTCGGCGCCGTCGGACTGCTGGTCGAGGAGGTCGCGGCCCGGCTCGAGGCCGGCGTCCAGGTGGTGCTCGTCTCCTCCGGTGCCATCGCCGCGGGGCTCACCCCGTTGGGGCTGGTCCAGCGTCCTCGGGACCTCGCCACGCAGCAGGCGGCCGCGAGCGTGGGCCAGGGCCTGCTGCTTCACCACTACACGGCGGCGTTCGCCCGGCACCGGCTGACGGTGGGGCAGGTGCTGCTGACCGCCGACGACGTCGTCCGCCGCACCCACTACCGCAACGCCCAGCGCACCTTGCAGCGGCTGCTGGAGATGGGCACCGTCCCCGTCGTCAACGAGAACGACACCGTGGCTACCCAGGAGATCCGGTTCGGGGACAACGACCGGCTGGCCGCCCTGGTGGCCCACCTGGTGCACGCCGATCTGCTGGTCCTGCTCTCCGACGTCGACGGGCTCTACGACGGCGACCCGGGCCGTGCGGGCGCCCGGCTGCTCCCCGAGGTGCGAGGCCCGCAGGACCTCGTCGACGTCCGGCTGGGCCGGGCCGGCCGCTCCGGGGTCGGCACCGGCGGGATGGTGACCAAGGTCGAGGCGGCGCGGATCGCCGGGACCGCCGGCATCCCGGTCGTGCTGACGTCGGCCGCGCGGGCCGGCGCGGCGCTGCGTGGGGAGCCGGTCGGCACGCACTTCCAGCCCACCGGGCACCGGACGGCGACCCGGCTGCTGTGGCTGGCCCACGCCACGGCGCCGCAGGGCCGGCTGCACCTGGACGCCGGCGCCGTGCGGGCCGTAGTGGAGCGGCGGATGTCGCTGCTCGCGGCCGGGGTCACCGCGGTCGACGGTCGGTTCCAGGCCGGGGACCCGGTCGACCTTCTGGACGAAACCGGTCGCACGGTGGCCCGCGGTCTGGTCAACTTCGATGCGTCGGAACTGCCCGGCCTGCTGGGCCGGTCGACCCGGGATCTGGCTCGTGAGCTCGGCCCGGGGTACGAGCGGGAGGTCGTCCACCGCGACGACCTGGTGGTGCTGCACGGCTGACAGGGAGGGCGCGTGCACGGTGCTCTGCCCAGCCCCATCTCCAGCTCCAGCCCCAGCTCCAGCCCCAGCGCTGGCCCCGCCGGCCGGATGTGGCACGTGACCCTCACGGTGCACGGGGCCGCCGTCCCCCCAGGCGAGGTACGCGCCGGGCTCGAGCGGCTGCAGCACGAACGGCCCTTCCTGCTCGCCGGGCGCTACTCGGCCGACTGCGCCGAGGTGCGGTACTGGGAGGAGGCCGAGCGACTCGAGGACGCCGCAGCCCTTGCCCTGCGGCTGTGGGGCGAGCACCGGCTCAGCGCCGGCCTGCCGCCCTGGAGCGTCGTGGGTCTGGAGGTCATCGATCGCGAGACGTTCAGCCTGCGCGGCGCCCGCGGCGAGCTCGACGTGCGGCTCGCGCCGGCCGGCGCCGTCCGCCCCTTCGGCGGCGGCTGAGGCTGCTCCCCGCTGGGTGGGCGGCTACCCTTCCAGGATGAGTGACCCGATCGACGAGCGCGCCGCCGTCCTCGAGGCGGCCCGGCTGGCCAGGGACGCCGCCGTGCTGCTGGCCCCGCTGACCCGTGCGGCCAAGGACGCCGCGCTGCTCGCCATGGCCGACGCGCTGGAGAAGGAGTCGGCCGCCGTGCTGGCCGCCAACGCCGAGGACGTCGAGCGGGCCCGGGCCGACGGCACCCCGGCCGCGATGACCGACCGGTTGGCGCTCACCGAGGGCCGGCTGGCCGACATCGCCGCCGCGCTCCGCCAGGTCGCGGACCTGCCGGACCCGGTCGGCGAGGTGGTCCGCGG contains:
- the rpmA gene encoding 50S ribosomal protein L27 encodes the protein MAHKKGASSSRNGRDSNAQRLGVKRFGGQLVSAGEILVRQRGTHFHPGAGVGRGGDDTLFALTAGAVEFGTRRGRRVVNIVPAGE
- a CDS encoding ABC transporter ATP-binding protein, producing MTAALTVSDVTVYYGERLLLDRVGLAVQPDEVVCLLGPSGSGKSTLLQVIAGLQVPASGRIRWYDEDLTAVPTHRRGFGLVFQDPLLFPHLDVGRNVAYGLRAAGMPRTEAADRVEDLLALVDLAGCARRRAVTLSGGEAQRVALARALAPNPRLLLLDEPFGALDRELRDRLAVDVRALLHRLGTPAIHVTHDIVEAQLVGDRVVRLADLTGGGCAPV
- a CDS encoding thiamine ABC transporter substrate-binding protein, which gives rise to MRRLTFVFGATVSALLLAACAGGSGGGTAASTAADVGSPPAASFAPVTVTLLAHDSFAVTQKVLDAFTARTGITVKVVTGGDAGEVVNKAVLTAGNPEGDVLFGVDNTLLSRALDARLFAPYRAQALGEVRPELAALVPGYAVTPIDYGDVCVNLDDRWFAAHGVLPPQTLADLTDPKYKGLLVVENPATSSPGLAFLLATIARYGDSGYLDYWKQLRANGVQVVNGWTEAYEGAFSGGSQGGTKPIVVSYASSPPAEIVYAKDPKPTRPSTSVMSDGCFRQVEFAGVLRGTEHEQAARAVVDWMLTAAFQADVPLSMFVFPARAGTPLPEVFQKFAATPKQPLTLPPADIAKNRQRWVDDWTSAVLR
- the obgE gene encoding GTPase ObgE → MATFVDRVVVYAAAGDGGHGCASVHREKFKPLGGPDGGNGGRGGDVVVVVDPSVTTLLDYHHAPHRRATSGRPGQGGHRDGADGEDLVLAVPDGTVVTTADGEVLADLVGAGSRYVLAQGGRGGLGNAALASPRRKAPGFALLGEPGDSADIVLELKTVADVGLIGYPSAGKSSLVAAMSSAKPKIADYPFTTLVPNLGVVDAGGFRFTVADVPGLIPGASEGKGLGLDFLRHVERCSVLVHVLDCATLEPDRDPSSDLDVIENELTDYATDLADRPRLVVLNKVDVPEARDLAELVRPDLEARGYQVYAVSAVSHEGLRDLGFGMADIVRSARAAAAEPEVTRIVLRPKAVDEVGFRVVREGDRFRVIGEKPQRWVRQTDFSNEEAVGYLADRLARLGVEDALRAAGARTGDAVLIGPLDDSVVFDWEPTMSAGAELLPGPRGTDARLDRR
- the rplU gene encoding 50S ribosomal protein L21, with product MYAIVRAGGRQEKVAVGDVFEVNRLQGEAGSTVTLPALLLVDGDTVTSDASALAGVTVTAEILGDTKGPKIDILKYKNKTGYRKRQGHRQSLTQVKITGIETK
- the proB gene encoding glutamate 5-kinase, whose translation is MRKDVVAARRVVVKVGSSSLTTADGALDVGAVGLLVEEVAARLEAGVQVVLVSSGAIAAGLTPLGLVQRPRDLATQQAAASVGQGLLLHHYTAAFARHRLTVGQVLLTADDVVRRTHYRNAQRTLQRLLEMGTVPVVNENDTVATQEIRFGDNDRLAALVAHLVHADLLVLLSDVDGLYDGDPGRAGARLLPEVRGPQDLVDVRLGRAGRSGVGTGGMVTKVEAARIAGTAGIPVVLTSAARAGAALRGEPVGTHFQPTGHRTATRLLWLAHATAPQGRLHLDAGAVRAVVERRMSLLAAGVTAVDGRFQAGDPVDLLDETGRTVARGLVNFDASELPGLLGRSTRDLARELGPGYEREVVHRDDLVVLHG
- a CDS encoding iron ABC transporter permease is translated as MRSETPTAVSRPLPAWLLAIVPLAFLALFFGWPVVRIIARGLSSESLQVLSRPETWRVIGFTFGQAVLSTVLTLLVGLPGAYVLNRYAFPGRRLLLAVATVPFVLPTVVVGLAFRALLPAAWVGTLGAILVAHVFFNYAVVVRVVGSLWAHIDPRYEQAARTLGGSPWRVLRTVTWPLLRPAVLAAAALVFLFTFTSFGVVLVLGGPTTVTLEVEIYQRTAQLLDLAGASALAVLQIAGLGLVLLVSASLQSRLAVGQKLRADPTETLVRPRRPGQRLLFAGVLATILVLLVAPMAALVLRSVRVDGGWGLDWWRALDSIDAGTTRYAPPLASLRVSLTYAVVAAVLAVLIGGLAAMAVAYARRGARLLDTAVMLPLGTSAVTVGFGLLITFAQAPLDLRGSWIMVPLGHTLIAVPLVLRTVLPVLRSVDPRLRQVAGSLGAGPLRAWSTVDLPLLSRALGIAAGFAFAVSLGEFGATAFLARSDAPTLPVQIVRLLGRPGAQPYGAAMALATVLMVVTAAVMLSTERLRRGHAGQM